The DNA region CACGTCTACGCCCCGGCCTTCAAGCACCTCTATCATTTCTCTCTCCCGCTCCCCCCTAGGCACCCCGCGATGTTTTACGAAAACAGCCTCTACACCGTATTTCTCCGCGATCTCGCGCACCGGCGCCTTCTCGTCGCTGTAGATCAACACAGCCGGCTCTACGCCCTTCAACACGTCTAGCCGTATGTGGTCAAGAATTGCCTTGAAGTTAGTCCCCCGCCACGAGGCTAAGACTCCCAACTTCACGTTTCCATTTAAGCTGAAAAATAAATTTTTCAGAGGATATGCCTACAGAGTTTACCCTATGATATTTAAGTGAATACCTAAAGACATAAACGCCTGTTGCCACAGCTAGAGACGGGGCGTCGTCAGCTTTGCGGAGAGATTACGCCCCTCACCGGGCGCCCCTACCGCGTTGATGGCACAGCCTCCGCCTACGTCAAAGGCGTTTACGCCCCTTACTAAATAGCTTGCTTGGCTCGTTGGCCGCGTGTTGAGTAGCTCCGTATTGTTAGTGTTGTATTATGGGACACGCGAAAGCTATGAATTTTGCAATAGGCTTTTCGTAAGTTCTAGCAACTTTTTATAGCGCTCCACTAGCCCTGTTGCGTCTCTTGTCTTGCGGAAGTACTCCTTGTCTAAATGCTCGCCGTTACACAGAAGCCTAAAGGTGTCGCCGGAGATCTCGTCGACAAGGACAAGCCGGCCTCCGACCTTGCCGAATTCTAACTTCACGTCTACGAAGTCGCAATCTGCCCTTGCGTAGAGATCCCTAAGCGCCATGGCTGCGGCGAGGGCGGCGCGTTCTATCTCAGCCACCTCGGCGTCGGAGGCGATGCCTGCCTCTGCAACCTCCTGCGGGTAGATCAACGGGTCGTGGAGGGCGTCGTCTTTGTAGTGGAACTCCACAAGGGGCCTAATAAGAGGCTGGAGAGGCCTAAGCCTGGGCATCCTCTTCAAGATGCTGCCGTATGCCTTGAATCTGACAATTACCTCGACGGGGAGGACCTCAGCCGGTTTCACCACCAGGGCGTTTGGGGGCTTGAAGTCGACTAGGTGCGTCTGCACGGCTGGAGAGACGTAGCGGAACAGCAGATAGCTCGTCTCAGCGGCAAGTGCTCCCTTTCCCGGCGCCGTGGCTCTCACAGCTCCGTCCCCCGCCGTCACCTCGTCTTTAAACTCCATTAAGTAGAGACCGCTTGATTTATACATCCTCTTCGCCTTCCCCTCATACACCAGCTCCACGTATGAAGATGGGCCCCCATTTTAAATGTTAACTTAAATGCAATCCATCTCTAAGAGGCCTATTCGATATCTCTGTTTAACCATCTAAATAAAAAGAAAGGCCATATAGCCGGCACTCAGCCAGCCAAGCTGTGCGATCTGGCAAAGAAGCGCCTCAGAGCCGCGGGTGTGCTACCAAGCCGCCTTGCAATTTCTCGGCATGGGCGATAAGGCGGCTTTTGCGCCACTTCATGTAACCAACGCCGCGGCGTAAATATCGGGGATTTAGGCATATCACAGCCCGTTCAAGAGCCTTCTGGATTTTGTAAATGATGTAAAACACGGCGTCTATGAGCCTGTCTTGTAGATGTGGCGTCCATACACCTCTGCCTTTATCCTTGCCTTTTATCTGTCCTTTGGCTACTCTGTTATGCCCATGCGCTGTTTCTAAACATCAGGTCAACACTCTCAGTGCTCAATAAATTAGCACAGCACCGAGATGCTGTGCCGGCCGTGACGGCGATATCCGAAATATGGCCCACGTCTGTGGCTCTCACCTGTTGAGGTTGACTAGATATCGAAGATGAACACACCGATATTTACGCAGATAAAATATTAATAGTAATTGGATTAGTTTGTTATGCCTGAGAGTTGGAAGAGGATCCACTGGGGCCTCTTTGCCATTGTGAGCGCCAGCTTTTTCCTCGACGGAGTTTTGTTCACGTTGGTGCCCGCCACTATATACTTAATCGAGGGGCTAGTCTCGGAGGCCCCCTTGATCTTTGCCGTAAACTCTCTCTTCTTCATGCTGGGGGCCTTGGTACTGGGGTGGGTGGGGGACGTCTTGGGACGGAGGCTAGGTCTGATAACATCCCTCTTAATATACACAGCCGGCGCCGTAGCTTTCGCCGCCGCGTTTTGGGCCGGGGCGTTGACCCTCCCCGTTGCGTTAGCCACCACCTCGGTGATAAACTTCGGCGTTGGCGGCGAGGTGGGGCCGGCCTACTCGGCGCTTGCCGAGCTTACGCCGCCGCGCCGCCGCGGCACGGCGTTAATGCTCGCGGCCAACTTCTGGAACGTCGGCGCCGCTATTCTGGCCGCGGCGTCGCTCTACTACGCCGAGCTGACGGGGGATCCCAAAACCGCAGTGCTCTACACCTTCTACACAGCCATAGCGCTGGCCCTTCTGGTGCTGGCGGCGAGGCTCCACGTCCCCGAGTCGCTTCGGTGGCTTGCGGCGCGTGGGAGGCTGGCAGAGGCCGAGGCCCTCGCCAAGAGGTACGGCGTCTCTTTGCCCCAACCTCAGCCTCAGAAAAGCTCGCTGAGGGGGTACTGGGGCCGCATTGCGCTTTTGGCCATAGCCTTCACGGCCCAACTCATTACCTATAACATCGCCGCGTACTACGTGCCTTATGCTCCGGGCTTCGCATACGGGGCCGAGTTCGCCCCAATAAACGTCGCCGTTGCCAACCTCGGCGCGGCGGCCGGCGCCTTCTTGTTATTGCCCCTTATAGACAAGAGCAGGAAGCTGTCCTTCACCGCGGCCTTCGCAGGCGGGCTTGCCACAGCCATCGCCTTGGCGGCAGTCCACGGCTCGTCGGCGTGGCTGTACGCGTCTGTGTTGTTCCTCAACTTGGTCTTCTCGGAGTGGGCTTGGGCCTCAATAAGCGTGCTTGAAAGCGAGTTGTTCCCCACCGCCGTGAGGTCGACCGCGGTTGGCCTAGTCACCGCCGGGGCGTGGCTGGCCAACACCGGGACCGTCTTCCTAGAGGGGGTCGTAGGCGTGCACCTCTTCCTCGCCATGCTCGTTGCGCTGTGGTCAATGGGCCTAACCAGCGCCTTGTGGTGGCATATAAGAGGCGTGGAAAGCGCCGGGAGAGAGCTGGAGGAACTGGCCTAATACTCCTCACGCCAGAAGGTCGCCTTTCTTTTAACCGCCTTCGCGCGGGGCTTGCCGCCTCTCCTCTTGAGCTCCCTTTCGCCGGCCTTGAAGTAGTAGTAGAAGGCGTAGACGGCGGCGCCGAATATGGCCAGTCTTCCCATCCACGCCGCCATGGCCGCGTTGCCAACGCCCTGGGGCCTAACCACGAGGGGGAAGACGCCGATGTAGGGCACGGTCAAGGCGACCTTCCCCACAATGTTTTTCGACACTGGCGGCTCGCCGACTGCTTGGTCGGGGAGATTGTTGTTGTCTCCCCACGTCACAAGGGCGCAGTTGCCCCCCGTTTGTTGCTTCTCGTAGACTCTGTGAATTATCCAGCTACCGTACCAGCTGGGGTTCTTCGCCACGTAGACCACCACGTCGCCGGGGGAAACTGATGCACAAGACGCGCCAGAGAGGAGCACGAAGTCTCCCACTCTCATCGTAGGCTCCATGCTGTACGATGAGACTACTGCGATCGGCCACGCCACCCCCGACGCGGCGGAGTAGGCGACGAGCGCAATGACAATCGCCACGAACCAAAGCAGGTCTTTGACCCAGCCCTTCACTCCTTCGGCAATTATCCTCCTTTATAAATCATACGTCGTAATACTCCTCATCGCCCTTCCTCATGCGCCTCAGCAACCCCCTCTGCACGAGGTACTCCACGGCCTCTGCCACCTCTTCGTAGCTACCCACCGCCTCCACTGCTATTTCTTTAAGGGTGACGGGGCCTCGGGCCTTTACAATATCCAGCACACGCCTTGCCAACGGCGGAGGTCGGGCTGTCAAGTATTCGTAAAACCACAGAGCCCCCACGACGAGGAGGGCGACGACGCCGATTCTAAGCACTATGGGGGCGAGGCGCGGGGCGAGGATGGAGAGAGAGGCGGAGAAGACCGCCACCGCCAGCGCCGCCGCTAGGTACTTGTTCATCGGGCCAGCGGAATTACCGGCACCACCTGCCCCCCTCCCGAGACGGCCACAATCTGGACGTTGCCCGTCTGCGCCACCTCCCTCAGCCCGGCTAGGTATATGTACAGCTCGGCCAGCCTAGCCGCCTCTGTGGCGTTGGCGCCGGCGGCTCTTATAATCATCTCAATGGCGGTCCTAGTAGCGTTGGCCACCAACATGACTTGCATGGCCTGGGCCCTCGCCCTCGTTATCGTGGCGTTAGCCTCAGCCATGGCGGCGAGGACCGTCCTGGTGAAGTTGGCGCGGGCGAGCTCCTCAACCCTCTGCCTCTCGAACTGGGCGCGGATGGCGTCTTGCTGAGCCGCCACTTTGCGGTTTATGGCGTCTGTAATCTGTTGCGGGAGGACGAAGTTCTGGACATTGACATCGAGGATTGCCACAAGCCCCGCCACAGCGGGGTCGTTCTCCACGGCGGTTTTGTACGTCTCTTCGATCTGCTTTGCAATTACGTCGCGGCTCGCTATTAATTCGTCCAGAGTGACCTTCGAAATTATGTCGCGTATAAGTTGCCTGGCCTTCGGAACCAACACCTTGTCGTCGTAGTCCACTTGGGGAAACCTCTTTATAAGCTCATCGAAACGCTCCGGCACTATTCTGTAGCGCACCACCATCTCCACCGTGACAACGACCCCATCCTTAGTCAACACCTCCGGCGCCGAGAAGACCCACTTCCCCGTGGCCTTCTCCTTTTGGGCGAACTCTAAAATCTCTATGGCGTAGGTGTCCTCAATTAGGTAAGCCCAGGGCGCTTTCACCCCCAGCGCAGGTCCGAGAACAGGCTTGCTGATGGTGCCAGAAACTGGGTCCACCACGACGGCAACAACGCCGGCAGGTAGGCTGTATACAGAAAGCGCGGCGACCACCGCGGCTATGACTAGCGCTAGGAATAAGGCCACGAACAGCGTAGCGGCCCTCCGAGGCACTCGACTAGCCCGTACCTGGACCGGTATATACGACATGTCAACACAGGTGTAGCAATTTTTAAGCTCTCCTGCTTACGAAGGCTAGGAAGACCTCCACCTTGTGCAACCTCTTCCTGTGGTGTCTGTACATAGGCTTGATGTTTATAACCGCCTTCTCCAAGACCTTCAGCTCAAAGCCCAGCTCAGCAACCCTACCAACAACGTACTCTAGAGTAGGGAGCTTGTGTATGGTGTAGACCACATCGGCTAGCCTAAGCGCCGCCATTAAAAACGCAATGTCGGTCCCCCTCGGGGTCCATATGCCAAACGGCGGGTTTTGAAACGCGGCGCGGAACCGGCGCCTCAGCTCTATTTTTGTGGCGTCGGCGTTGAGGAAGTCCACCGCAGATGCGCCCACCTCCTCGGCGGTTCTTCTGGCAATCTTCAATGCCTCCACATCCACGTCGATGCAGAGCACATGCCTCGCCCCCATCGCCGCGGCGGCGAGAGCAAAGCGCCCCGTCCCGCAACCGAGATCCACGACATCTACCAGTAAGCCCCGCATATGGGCATCCCAAACCGCCGTTGCGACTAGCCCCGCGTCGGTGGGGTACTGCTCAAGCCTCTGCTTAGGCCTCTCGAAGACGGGGAGCTCCTCCACGAAGAGCTCAAGCTCTTTTTTGTTTCTGAACATCTATGTTATACGGCAATACCAGTATTTCAAAAAGCTGTCTGCGGCTGGGACCCACATTTCAAGATTCTTTGACAAACTTAAAATCTTGAAAAGAGTAAAACTTAAAAATATAAAAAATCAACCTATAATGGAGAGGTACAATCTCACATTAAATAAGATTTGGCAGTATGTAAAAGAGATAAACGGCGATGTAGAAGTTGCGCATCTCCCCCCGCACGGCAATAACATAAGATCGACATATGCCAGGGAATACGAGAGGACTCTCCGGCTGGCCGACGGGCTTAGGCGCTTAGGCATCGGGCCTGGGGACAAGGTAGCCACTATGGACTGGAATACAATATGGCACTTCGACCTCTACTGGGCGGTCCCCGCGATGGGCGCCATACTACACCCCCTAAACGTCCGTCTCGCTCCGGAGGACTTGGTGTACATAATCAACCACGCCGGCGACAAGGCCTTGGTATACCACAGGGACTTCGCCCCCCTCGTGGAGAAGATTAGGCCGTACCTCAAGACCGTCCAGATATACATACAGATATCAGACGGGGCCGGCGCGGTGGGCAAAGACCCGGAAATAGAAGATGTGATGAAAAGCGGAGAGCCAAGGCCCTTCCCCGATCTCAGCGAGGACACCATCGCGACAATTGGATACACCAGCGGGACTACCGGCAAGCCGAAGGGCGCCTACTTCACCCACAGGGCGCTAACGCTACACACCCTGTCCAGCGCCTTGATGTTTTCAGTGGCTCGGGGTTTCGCGAGGCCTGAGTGCGCTGAGGAGGTGTGTACCTTCCTACAGCTGGTCCCCATGTTCCACGTCCACGGCTGGGGCACGCCTTGGACCTTCGCCCTTATGGGGTGGAGGCAAGTGTACCCCGGCCGGTTTGACCCCAACCACGTGGTTAAGCTAATAGCGGAAGAGAGGGTGAAGAGCTTGGCAGGCGTGCCGACAATGCTCTATATGTTGCTCACGGCGCCCGAGTTTCCCAAGTACGTAAACAGGATTAGAGAGGTGAAGCCAATATTTGTCGTAGGCGGCGCAGCCCTCCCGAAGGAGCTGGCAAAAAGAGCGGCCGAGGCCGGGTTCATCCCAAGAGTTGGCTACGGACTCACGGAGACAGCGCCGGTCCTGACGCTTGGGTATTTCAGACCCACGGAGAAGTTGCCTCAAGACGTCGAGGAGTACTACAGCGTCCTAACAGCGACGGGTCTGCCCATACCCCTTGTGGATCTCGCCGTGGTTGACGAGAATCTCAACCCCGTCCCCCGCGACGGAAGGACTATGGGTGAAATAGTTGTAAAGGCGCCTTGGGTAACGCCTGAATACTTGGGAGACCCCGAGAAGACCAAGGAGTCTTTCCGAGGGGGCTGGTTCAGAACTGGCGACGTCGCTGTGTGGTATCCAGACGGCCGCATCAGGATAGTGGACAGGGCCAAAGACGTTATCAAATCCGGGGGCGAGTGGATCTCCTCCCTGCAACTAGAGGACTTAATCGCCACGCACCCCGCCGTCGCGCAAGTCGCAGTTATCGGAGTCCCGCACGAGAAATGGGGCGAGCGCCCAGTCGCCGTGGTGGTGCTCAAGCCGGGCGCCGCGGCCACGGAGCAAGACATAATCAACCACTTGCAGAAATTCGTCGACGCGGGGAAGATCCCCAAGTGGTGGCTACCCGACAAGGTGATATTCGTCAACCAGCTACCGCTCACCGGCACAGGGAAGATAGACAAGAAAGTACTCAAGGAGCAGTTCAGGAACACGCTGAAATAGGCCTTAAACCGTACAAAGCCTCTATTTTTCGGCAAACGCCGTCCTTCCCATTTCAGACATACGGCGCCTTTGTGTCAGGGCAAAATCAGTATCCATATGGCGAATACTACTAGGGCGGCTGTGACGGCGTATTCGGCTAGTTTAGAGCGGGCGCAGGACACTAGGCGCTGACCTGTGAAGATCCCCAGACCTGCAAGTATGCCGCCGATAATTACCTTGCCCTTCAACGCAACGGCCTCAGTGGCCTCTAACGTGCGAAGAAGGGGGATAAGGGCCTCCACTTCGCCGAATATGACTCTGACGAAGGCAAATGACAGAGTTGTGCCCAAGATAGAGTCTAGGAAGCCCGCGAGGAAGTTAACAACGCTCCTCAGCCGCGCCGGGGCCTTTACGGCTAAGATTTCAGGAAAAGCTATCTTAACAGCAGTCGCTAAGGCGCTGGTAGCTATCAAAAACTTTAGAAGTTCCCAGGAAAGCACTATGTATACGACTACGCCGATCACCACGCCGAGTAGTACTGGGACACTCTGTAGACGGTCAAAATGAATCACCGCCCCTTGGCCGCCGAATTTTTGGTATACCAAATTCAGCAAACCTGAAAGACCTGTTGAGATCGTAAAGCTCAACACGACTACTTGCGGTTGTTCCCCCACGGCTAACATTAGTGGCATGACGAATATCGACGCATAGGCGGGCTCCTCCACCGCCGTAGACAGAACGCCGGCAAAGATACCCGCATAAAACCATACCAGCAACTCGGCGTTCACAAAGGGCGGAACTAGAGTAATTTAAAAGGCTTACCCAACAAACGACTTTCTATTTCCGAAGTGAGTTGCGCCGGCGTCCATGAAGCGTCTAGCTCTGTCCGCCGCGTCGTCAGCCTTGGTCGCCCTTCTTTAAGCTCTGGAGCAAGTACTTGTGCGCCTTTGCCAAGACTTGCCTCGAGTTTGGGTATGTGACCTTAGCGAGGGCCTGGGAATAAGGCAACCAGACATACCCGACGTGCTCCCAGCTGAGCTTCACCTCCTTCGAGAAGGCCCTGGCGAGGAACAAGATGACCTTCTTCCTGACCCTCCTCCCGGCCTTGACGTAGAAGTACTCAATCTCCTCCCTAAACCCCGGAACGAGCTCCGCGTCTAGCCCTGTCTCCTCCTTTATCTCCCTCAAGGCGGCCTCCTCCGGCGCCTCGCCAAATTCTACGTTTCCCTTTGGAAAGTCCCAGTGGCCAGAGGGGTAGTGCAACAAGAGATACTCCACGTCGCCGCCGAGGTAAAACACCACAGCCCCAGCTGACACCTCGTCGTACACGAGCCAACCTCCTCGGGGCTTTATAACAATAGCCGCGATTAGATTTTAGGCGCGCTCAGCGCCGATCGTGAACTGCGCCGCGCATCAACGCGGGGAAGCCCGGCAGTTGTCGAGTAGCTGTGTACAGGTAGGCGAGTCCTACGCGTCCAGCGTCAAGCGCTAAATCCGAGGCGGCCTGTGGGGCGGCCATAGAAGAGCGTTTTCTGGAAAACATCGTAAAAGCGATTGAAGAGCGCTTAGGTCGTTATGAGTGAAGTTCTATGTGTCTAAGGCTGGTCTCAGCTGTTCTACAAGGCACCTCTCTGCGAGGCGGCGCCTTTTTCGCCTAGGGCGTCGGCCAAGGGGACCCATACAATTACGAAGTTGAGTTTGTTTATTACATCTTTAAGGATCTTACCGCCTTCTCCCTGGCCCTAAGGGGGTCCATTTGTCTCTCTGGGCACATACCTGGTCTAAGCTGTGCATTAAGGATCTGATCACACCCTCTGATCCGCCGATGTGCGCGTTGTAGTGCCCTCTGATTAGCCTTCGGGCGACGTCGTTCGCCTCGCCCGCGTAGTGGACTGCGTTGTCGTTGAAAAACACGTAGACTCCTGGACCAGGAACGCTCTTAAAACTCCTGCAAGTATTTACGCCGCCGGCAAAGCCTTGCGAAGGGCTAAGGGCTTCCGCACAGCGCCTCGTC from Pyrobaculum arsenaticum DSM 13514 includes:
- a CDS encoding phosphoribosylaminoimidazolesuccinocarboxamide synthase codes for the protein MELVYEGKAKRMYKSSGLYLMEFKDEVTAGDGAVRATAPGKGALAAETSYLLFRYVSPAVQTHLVDFKPPNALVVKPAEVLPVEVIVRFKAYGSILKRMPRLRPLQPLIRPLVEFHYKDDALHDPLIYPQEVAEAGIASDAEVAEIERAALAAAMALRDLYARADCDFVDVKLEFGKVGGRLVLVDEISGDTFRLLCNGEHLDKEYFRKTRDATGLVERYKKLLELTKSLLQNS
- a CDS encoding MFS transporter, whose protein sequence is MPESWKRIHWGLFAIVSASFFLDGVLFTLVPATIYLIEGLVSEAPLIFAVNSLFFMLGALVLGWVGDVLGRRLGLITSLLIYTAGAVAFAAAFWAGALTLPVALATTSVINFGVGGEVGPAYSALAELTPPRRRGTALMLAANFWNVGAAILAAASLYYAELTGDPKTAVLYTFYTAIALALLVLAARLHVPESLRWLAARGRLAEAEALAKRYGVSLPQPQPQKSSLRGYWGRIALLAIAFTAQLITYNIAAYYVPYAPGFAYGAEFAPINVAVANLGAAAGAFLLLPLIDKSRKLSFTAAFAGGLATAIALAAVHGSSAWLYASVLFLNLVFSEWAWASISVLESELFPTAVRSTAVGLVTAGAWLANTGTVFLEGVVGVHLFLAMLVALWSMGLTSALWWHIRGVESAGRELEELA
- a CDS encoding signal peptidase I; its protein translation is MKGWVKDLLWFVAIVIALVAYSAASGVAWPIAVVSSYSMEPTMRVGDFVLLSGASCASVSPGDVVVYVAKNPSWYGSWIIHRVYEKQQTGGNCALVTWGDNNNLPDQAVGEPPVSKNIVGKVALTVPYIGVFPLVVRPQGVGNAAMAAWMGRLAIFGAAVYAFYYYFKAGERELKRRGGKPRAKAVKRKATFWREEY
- a CDS encoding SPFH domain-containing protein, whose protein sequence is MSYIPVQVRASRVPRRAATLFVALFLALVIAAVVAALSVYSLPAGVVAVVVDPVSGTISKPVLGPALGVKAPWAYLIEDTYAIEILEFAQKEKATGKWVFSAPEVLTKDGVVVTVEMVVRYRIVPERFDELIKRFPQVDYDDKVLVPKARQLIRDIISKVTLDELIASRDVIAKQIEETYKTAVENDPAVAGLVAILDVNVQNFVLPQQITDAINRKVAAQQDAIRAQFERQRVEELARANFTRTVLAAMAEANATITRARAQAMQVMLVANATRTAIEMIIRAAGANATEAARLAELYIYLAGLREVAQTGNVQIVAVSGGGQVVPVIPLAR
- a CDS encoding METTL5 family protein; its protein translation is MFRNKKELELFVEELPVFERPKQRLEQYPTDAGLVATAVWDAHMRGLLVDVVDLGCGTGRFALAAAAMGARHVLCIDVDVEALKIARRTAEEVGASAVDFLNADATKIELRRRFRAAFQNPPFGIWTPRGTDIAFLMAALRLADVVYTIHKLPTLEYVVGRVAELGFELKVLEKAVINIKPMYRHHRKRLHKVEVFLAFVSRRA
- a CDS encoding long-chain-fatty-acid--CoA ligase, yielding MERYNLTLNKIWQYVKEINGDVEVAHLPPHGNNIRSTYAREYERTLRLADGLRRLGIGPGDKVATMDWNTIWHFDLYWAVPAMGAILHPLNVRLAPEDLVYIINHAGDKALVYHRDFAPLVEKIRPYLKTVQIYIQISDGAGAVGKDPEIEDVMKSGEPRPFPDLSEDTIATIGYTSGTTGKPKGAYFTHRALTLHTLSSALMFSVARGFARPECAEEVCTFLQLVPMFHVHGWGTPWTFALMGWRQVYPGRFDPNHVVKLIAEERVKSLAGVPTMLYMLLTAPEFPKYVNRIREVKPIFVVGGAALPKELAKRAAEAGFIPRVGYGLTETAPVLTLGYFRPTEKLPQDVEEYYSVLTATGLPIPLVDLAVVDENLNPVPRDGRTMGEIVVKAPWVTPEYLGDPEKTKESFRGGWFRTGDVAVWYPDGRIRIVDRAKDVIKSGGEWISSLQLEDLIATHPAVAQVAVIGVPHEKWGERPVAVVVLKPGAAATEQDIINHLQKFVDAGKIPKWWLPDKVIFVNQLPLTGTGKIDKKVLKEQFRNTLK
- a CDS encoding bis(5'-nucleosyl)-tetraphosphatase, yielding MYDEVSAGAVVFYLGGDVEYLLLHYPSGHWDFPKGNVEFGEAPEEAALREIKEETGLDAELVPGFREEIEYFYVKAGRRVRKKVILFLARAFSKEVKLSWEHVGYVWLPYSQALAKVTYPNSRQVLAKAHKYLLQSLKKGDQG